A section of the Pseudomonas lini genome encodes:
- a CDS encoding glycosyl hydrolase family 28 protein: protein MPYQPPAVALPKHFLARSLIAALAVSCSLSSWALQAPSKLQVPTLAFDDQQIILVWEKPADHADIKDYRVYANGVLLGSSNTNNDRVSPAKPYIDRFYEQDTASFHYRIGIHSYTAQGLKPDTSYRFTVRAVGADGKESADSPALVQRTTKVAPVFDVKKYGAKGDGSSLDTLAIQNAIEACTVGCKVLLPKGVYKSGALYLKSNMTLEIAEGATLLGSERAEDYPLEGYIQYPYSSTVRPASLINALPRDPRQHQSFENIRIVGKGTLDGNGWKRRTDIVDERGQPLPFYLPSDNTRYQQDGILAKAQVEQAVARGMNVKDAYGQMRSSLITLRNVKNVFYGGFTVLNPAFHGIMNLETENVVLANTTHKTYDANNGDGIEFANSKGAMVFNNFFDTGDDCVNFAAGTGADAAHQKPQEDAWIFNNYFRKGHGMVVAGSHTGAWIQNILAEDNVSDGTDAGLRMKSTNFMGGGARNVTFRDSAIRNTVKQAFIFALDYNDPNAKLDYQRSTVSGQFRDIRVSDVSVENAQGKAIEVKGDSQSNAWHQGLVFERVRFSGPAKVQIDGLKDSRFDSVVFSENAGANPWQVTGGVGLSFKDVQPSPL from the coding sequence ATGCCGTATCAACCTCCCGCTGTTGCTCTGCCCAAACACTTTCTGGCGCGGTCACTGATCGCCGCCCTGGCCGTAAGTTGCAGTCTGTCATCGTGGGCGCTGCAAGCACCGTCGAAACTGCAAGTGCCGACCCTGGCCTTTGATGATCAGCAAATCATTTTGGTCTGGGAGAAACCTGCCGATCACGCCGACATCAAGGACTACCGGGTCTATGCCAACGGCGTCCTGCTGGGCAGCAGCAACACCAACAATGACCGGGTATCGCCAGCCAAGCCCTATATCGACCGCTTCTACGAGCAGGACACCGCGAGCTTCCACTACCGCATCGGCATTCACAGCTACACCGCCCAAGGTCTCAAACCCGACACCTCATACCGTTTCACCGTGCGTGCAGTGGGTGCCGATGGCAAGGAATCGGCTGACAGTCCGGCCCTAGTGCAACGTACGACGAAGGTTGCGCCGGTGTTCGACGTGAAGAAGTACGGCGCCAAGGGCGACGGTAGCAGCCTCGATACCCTGGCCATCCAGAATGCTATCGAGGCCTGTACCGTGGGCTGCAAAGTGTTGTTGCCCAAGGGCGTCTACAAAAGCGGGGCGCTTTATCTCAAAAGCAACATGACCTTGGAAATCGCCGAGGGCGCGACACTGCTGGGTTCCGAGCGCGCCGAAGACTATCCGCTGGAGGGTTACATTCAGTACCCGTATTCGAGCACGGTGCGCCCGGCCTCGCTGATCAACGCCTTGCCGCGTGATCCGCGTCAACACCAGTCGTTCGAAAATATCCGTATCGTTGGCAAGGGCACCCTTGACGGTAATGGCTGGAAGCGGCGCACCGATATCGTCGACGAGCGTGGTCAGCCATTACCGTTCTACCTGCCCAGCGATAACACGCGCTACCAGCAAGACGGCATTCTCGCCAAGGCTCAAGTCGAGCAAGCGGTGGCGCGTGGCATGAATGTCAAGGATGCCTACGGGCAGATGCGTTCTTCGCTGATCACCCTGCGCAATGTGAAAAACGTGTTCTACGGCGGTTTCACTGTGTTGAACCCGGCGTTCCACGGGATCATGAATCTGGAGACCGAAAACGTGGTGCTGGCCAATACCACGCACAAGACCTATGACGCCAACAACGGCGACGGCATCGAGTTCGCCAACAGCAAAGGCGCGATGGTCTTCAACAACTTCTTCGACACCGGCGATGACTGCGTCAATTTCGCGGCTGGCACCGGTGCCGATGCGGCGCATCAAAAGCCGCAGGAGGATGCGTGGATCTTCAACAACTACTTTCGCAAAGGTCATGGCATGGTGGTTGCCGGTAGCCACACAGGTGCCTGGATTCAGAACATCCTGGCCGAGGACAACGTCTCTGACGGCACCGATGCCGGTTTGCGAATGAAGAGTACCAACTTCATGGGCGGCGGGGCACGAAACGTCACCTTCCGCGATTCGGCGATTCGCAATACTGTCAAACAGGCTTTCATTTTTGCCCTCGACTACAACGATCCAAACGCCAAGCTGGATTACCAGCGCTCAACAGTCTCCGGTCAGTTCAGGGATATTCGAGTCAGCGATGTGAGCGTCGAGAATGCGCAAGGCAAGGCGATCGAGGTCAAGGGCGATAGCCAGAGCAACGCCTGGCATCAAGGCTTGGTGTTCGAACGCGTACGCTTCAGTGGCCCGGCCAAGGTGCAGATCGATGGGTTGAAGGATTCTCGCTTTGACAGTGTCGTATTCAGCGAAAATGCTGGTGCTAATCCATGGCAGGTGACGGGAGGGGTGGGACTGAGTTTCAAGGATGTTCAACCATCACCCTTGTAG
- a CDS encoding mandelate racemase family protein, which yields MRITAVNVQVFAYPTRRAVDSAGHAHPGDVTQAQMALLRIQTEDGSEGYAFGAPELIRPYVLDGFVRKVLVGQNAFDREKIWHDLAHWQRGSASQLTDRALALVEQALWDWAGRKLGVPVHKLIGGFRDKVPAYGSTMCGDELPGGLATPEDYGRFAETLVKRGYKAIKLHTWMPPVSFAPSPRIDVQACAAVREAVGPDIALMLDGYHWYSRTDALYIGRELEKLDFAWFEEPMMEESAESYAWLAGQLDIPVLGPETLSGKHLSRASWVKNDVCDILRAGVAGVGGIAPCLKVAHMAESFGMDCEIHGNGAANLAVVGAIKNCTWYERGLLHPYLDYDEVPAYLKRLVDPMDNDGFVHLSDLPGLGEEIDFEFIETHTLNSF from the coding sequence ATGAGAATCACAGCAGTCAACGTCCAGGTATTTGCCTACCCGACCCGCCGCGCAGTGGACAGCGCCGGTCATGCTCACCCCGGTGATGTCACCCAAGCCCAAATGGCTTTGCTGCGCATCCAGACCGAAGACGGCAGTGAAGGCTATGCCTTCGGTGCGCCGGAACTGATCCGTCCTTATGTGCTGGACGGTTTTGTGCGCAAAGTGCTGGTCGGGCAGAACGCGTTTGATCGCGAGAAAATCTGGCACGACCTGGCGCACTGGCAGCGTGGCAGTGCCAGCCAGTTGACCGATCGTGCCTTGGCCTTGGTGGAACAAGCGTTGTGGGACTGGGCGGGGCGCAAGCTTGGCGTGCCGGTACACAAGTTGATTGGCGGTTTCCGCGACAAGGTCCCGGCTTACGGCTCAACCATGTGCGGCGATGAACTGCCGGGCGGCTTGGCGACGCCAGAAGATTACGGGCGTTTCGCCGAAACCCTGGTCAAGCGTGGCTACAAGGCGATCAAGTTGCACACCTGGATGCCGCCGGTGTCGTTCGCGCCAAGCCCGCGGATTGACGTCCAAGCGTGCGCCGCCGTGCGCGAAGCGGTGGGGCCGGACATTGCCCTGATGCTCGACGGTTATCACTGGTACAGCCGCACCGATGCCCTCTACATCGGACGCGAGTTGGAGAAGCTCGACTTTGCCTGGTTCGAAGAACCGATGATGGAAGAGTCCGCCGAGTCCTATGCCTGGCTGGCGGGCCAACTGGACATCCCGGTATTGGGGCCGGAAACCCTGTCGGGCAAACACTTGAGCCGGGCCAGCTGGGTCAAGAATGACGTCTGCGACATCCTGCGTGCCGGTGTGGCTGGCGTCGGTGGTATCGCACCGTGCCTGAAGGTCGCGCACATGGCCGAATCCTTCGGCATGGATTGCGAAATCCATGGCAATGGCGCAGCGAACCTGGCGGTGGTCGGGGCGATAAAAAACTGCACCTGGTATGAGCGTGGGTTGCTTCACCCGTACCTGGATTACGACGAGGTGCCGGCGTACCTCAAGCGGCTGGTCGATCCGATGGACAACGATGGTTTTGTGCACCTGTCCGATTTGCCGGGCCTGGGTGAAGAGATCGATTTCGAGTTTATCGAGACCCATACGCTTAACAGCTTCTGA
- a CDS encoding 5-carboxymethyl-2-hydroxymuconate Delta-isomerase, translating to MPHCLIDCPVTLAQRVGEQTLLAAVHDALDAFGVFKPGDIKVRLNGFVHYRCGATQDDFVHVALYLFAGRSAEQQRSLASAVLAALVGLLPDVEALSMDVREMPRETFVNRSQYLEEAGLSA from the coding sequence ATGCCCCATTGCCTCATCGATTGCCCCGTAACCCTGGCCCAGCGCGTCGGCGAGCAGACCCTGCTGGCCGCCGTGCACGATGCCCTCGACGCCTTTGGCGTATTCAAACCGGGGGATATCAAGGTTCGACTCAACGGTTTTGTCCATTACCGCTGTGGTGCCACCCAGGATGATTTCGTCCATGTGGCCCTTTATCTGTTCGCCGGGCGCAGTGCCGAGCAGCAACGCAGCTTGGCTTCGGCGGTGTTGGCCGCATTGGTGGGCCTGCTGCCGGACGTCGAAGCCTTGTCCATGGATGTACGGGAAATGCCACGGGAGACGTTCGTCAATCGTAGTCAATACCTCGAAGAAGCCGGGCTGTCGGCCTGA
- a CDS encoding ABC transporter substrate-binding protein — protein MTTAFTKLHAGLMAAVLALGPMTLANAKTPADQLIVGMSMVNLFSIDPANAPGLDASGVNANLYDTLIKRDQGNPEKHLPQLAERWEISEDGKQVTFHLRQDVKFHSGNPLTAEDVAWSLYRVMKLNFGLATTWKAYGYNVDNIQSLIRASDAHTLVIELPQTMDPLLLVDSLAISPSAVVVDRKAALAHEKNGDLGAGWLVTNEAGSGPFVLTKWTANDSLLLTRFDGYWGGAAKLKRVVVRHMTESQSLRLMLERGDLDLAYGMAAPDIRAIDGSEKIQVQSLPRGTMYYVAMSMKQPEFAKPKVREAVRNLIDYKGLDEQVMPYYGKLNQQPMQLSLEARLPDPGYHMDVPKAKKLLTEAGYPEGFSTTIRTLSEPPFIDIAARLQATLAEGGIKASIVTGTGNQVYGAMRARNFEIIVARGAERYPHPYFSLRTFAYNPNNSDDAGLPNFQGWRASFFNPQLNSLIDQAGVERDGAQRLSLYHQAQEIYDQQVGPILMISQMTDTVVSAADVKGFAGDDAEATRYLGVYKQR, from the coding sequence ATGACGACTGCATTTACCAAACTGCACGCTGGCCTGATGGCGGCGGTCCTGGCTCTCGGGCCGATGACGCTGGCCAACGCCAAGACGCCGGCCGATCAGTTGATCGTCGGCATGAGCATGGTCAATCTGTTCTCCATCGATCCGGCCAATGCGCCCGGGCTGGATGCGTCCGGCGTCAACGCCAACCTTTACGACACGCTGATCAAGCGAGATCAGGGCAACCCGGAAAAACACCTGCCGCAATTGGCCGAACGCTGGGAGATCAGCGAGGACGGCAAGCAGGTGACGTTTCATCTGCGTCAGGACGTGAAATTTCATTCCGGCAATCCGCTGACCGCCGAGGATGTGGCTTGGTCGCTGTACCGGGTGATGAAACTCAACTTCGGTCTGGCGACGACCTGGAAAGCCTACGGCTACAACGTCGATAACATTCAATCGCTGATCCGTGCCAGTGATGCCCATACCCTGGTTATCGAATTGCCGCAAACCATGGACCCGCTGCTGTTGGTCGACTCGCTGGCGATCTCGCCGAGTGCCGTAGTGGTGGACCGCAAGGCGGCGCTGGCGCATGAGAAAAATGGCGATCTGGGTGCCGGCTGGCTGGTGACCAACGAAGCAGGAAGCGGTCCATTCGTACTGACCAAATGGACCGCCAATGACTCGCTGCTGCTGACCCGTTTCGACGGCTACTGGGGCGGCGCGGCCAAGCTCAAACGCGTGGTGGTGCGGCACATGACCGAATCCCAGTCGCTGCGCCTGATGCTTGAACGCGGTGACCTCGACTTGGCTTACGGCATGGCGGCACCGGATATTCGCGCCATCGACGGCTCGGAAAAAATCCAGGTGCAGTCGTTGCCGCGCGGCACGATGTACTACGTGGCGATGAGCATGAAGCAGCCTGAATTCGCCAAGCCCAAGGTGCGCGAAGCGGTGCGCAACCTGATCGACTACAAGGGCCTGGACGAACAAGTGATGCCGTATTACGGCAAGCTCAATCAGCAACCGATGCAACTGAGCCTGGAAGCGCGCCTGCCGGATCCGGGCTATCACATGGACGTGCCCAAGGCAAAAAAACTGCTCACCGAAGCCGGTTACCCCGAGGGTTTCAGCACCACTATTCGTACGTTGTCGGAGCCACCCTTCATCGACATCGCTGCGCGCCTGCAAGCGACGCTGGCCGAAGGCGGGATCAAGGCCAGCATTGTCACCGGCACCGGCAATCAAGTGTACGGCGCGATGCGTGCGCGCAACTTCGAGATCATCGTCGCCCGGGGCGCCGAGCGTTATCCGCATCCGTATTTCAGCCTGCGCACGTTCGCCTACAACCCCAACAACAGCGACGACGCCGGTTTGCCGAACTTCCAGGGTTGGCGTGCCTCGTTCTTTAACCCGCAGCTCAACAGCCTGATCGACCAGGCTGGGGTCGAACGCGACGGAGCGCAGCGGCTCAGCCTGTATCACCAGGCGCAGGAAATCTACGACCAACAGGTCGGGCCGATCCTGATGATTTCGCAGATGACCGACACCGTGGTCAGCGCTGCCGACGTCAAGGGTTTCGCTGGCGATGATGCCGAGGCGACGCGTTACCTGGGCGTCTACAAGCAACGCTGA
- a CDS encoding ABC transporter permease yields the protein MFVMTASALGARASNTARRASTVLVTLLGLLALTFVIGRVMPLDPVLAVVGPDADSSTYDQVYRAMGLDKPIWTQFGLYLNDLLHGNFGNALLTGHPVLDDIRRVFPATIELATLAILFGVLIGLPLGVCAASNQGRLGDHVARVITLFGYSTPIFWLGMMGLLVFYAWLGWAGGAGRIDLAYDGMVPEVTGLLLIDSTLARDWEAFASALRHIVLPALILGLNSVAYISRMTRSFMLEQLSQEYIVTARVKGLSRRQVVWGHAFRNILVQLLTVVALAYGSLLEGAVLIETVFAWPGFGQYLTSSLMLGDMNAVMGCVLVIGLIFVALNLISDALYKVFDPRTR from the coding sequence ATGTTTGTTATGACTGCCTCTGCCTTGGGAGCCCGTGCTTCCAATACTGCCCGGCGCGCCAGCACGGTGCTGGTGACGTTGCTCGGCCTGTTGGCACTGACCTTTGTCATCGGCCGGGTCATGCCGCTCGATCCTGTACTGGCAGTGGTCGGGCCGGACGCGGACAGTTCCACTTACGACCAGGTGTACCGGGCGATGGGGCTGGATAAACCGATCTGGACTCAGTTCGGTCTGTACCTCAACGACTTGCTCCATGGCAATTTTGGTAACGCGCTGTTGACCGGTCACCCGGTGCTCGACGATATCCGGCGGGTGTTCCCGGCGACCATCGAACTGGCAACGCTGGCCATCCTGTTCGGCGTTCTGATCGGTTTGCCGTTGGGCGTGTGCGCGGCCAGTAACCAGGGACGTCTCGGCGATCATGTGGCGCGGGTGATCACGTTGTTCGGCTATTCCACGCCGATTTTCTGGCTGGGCATGATGGGCTTGCTGGTGTTCTACGCCTGGCTGGGTTGGGCCGGTGGTGCCGGGCGAATCGATCTGGCGTATGACGGCATGGTGCCCGAGGTTACCGGCCTGTTGCTGATCGATTCGACCCTGGCGCGGGACTGGGAAGCCTTTGCCAGCGCCTTGCGCCACATCGTGTTGCCGGCGCTGATTCTCGGCCTGAACTCGGTGGCCTACATCAGCCGGATGACGCGCAGTTTCATGCTCGAACAGTTGTCCCAGGAATACATCGTCACCGCACGGGTCAAGGGGTTGTCACGCCGTCAAGTGGTGTGGGGGCATGCCTTTCGCAACATCCTCGTGCAGTTGCTGACGGTCGTGGCGCTGGCCTATGGCTCGCTGCTCGAAGGCGCGGTGCTGATCGAGACGGTGTTCGCCTGGCCCGGCTTCGGCCAGTACCTCACCAGCAGTTTGATGCTCGGCGATATGAACGCGGTGATGGGCTGTGTGTTGGTGATTGGTCTGATCTTTGTCGCGCTCAACCTGATCAGCGATGCCTTGTACAAGGTCTTCGATCCTCGTACCCGTTAA
- a CDS encoding ABC transporter permease, whose amino-acid sequence MIANMSSTDSNAKRQVDRTPGSSFDALCKSGLKVLHHLLRNPMTLAGLLVAMLLVVVAAFAPWIATHDPVAQNLANALQAPGAAHWFGTDEYGRDIFSRLVYGSRITLYIITLVTVIVGPIGLFIGTVSGYYGGLVDTVFMRLTDIFISFPSLVLALAFIAALGPGLEHAVVAIALTSWPPIARLARAETLSLRKADFVVAVELQGASTSRIILRHIVPMCMSSVIIRLTMNMAGIILTAAALGFLGLGAQAPSPEWGAMISTGRRYMLECWWLVAVPGAAIMLVSLAFNLLGDGLRDILDPRSE is encoded by the coding sequence ATGATTGCCAACATGTCTTCTACCGATTCCAACGCCAAGCGGCAGGTGGATCGTACCCCCGGGTCCAGCTTCGATGCCTTGTGCAAGAGCGGCCTGAAAGTGCTGCACCACCTGTTGCGTAACCCAATGACCCTGGCCGGGCTATTGGTCGCGATGCTGTTGGTTGTGGTCGCGGCATTTGCCCCCTGGATAGCCACTCATGATCCGGTGGCGCAGAACCTCGCCAACGCGCTACAGGCGCCCGGCGCCGCTCACTGGTTCGGCACCGATGAATACGGCCGGGATATCTTTAGCCGGCTGGTCTATGGCTCACGCATCACCCTGTACATCATCACGCTGGTCACGGTGATTGTTGGTCCTATCGGCTTGTTTATCGGCACGGTCTCCGGCTATTACGGCGGCCTGGTGGACACGGTCTTCATGCGCTTGACCGACATCTTCATTTCCTTTCCCAGCCTGGTATTGGCGCTGGCGTTTATCGCGGCCCTTGGCCCTGGCCTGGAACACGCGGTGGTGGCGATTGCCTTGACCTCCTGGCCGCCGATTGCGCGGCTGGCACGGGCTGAAACCCTGTCGTTGCGCAAGGCGGATTTCGTCGTGGCGGTCGAGCTGCAAGGTGCTTCGACATCGCGAATTATTCTGCGGCACATCGTCCCGATGTGTATGTCGTCGGTGATTATCCGCCTGACCATGAACATGGCCGGGATCATCCTCACCGCCGCGGCGTTGGGCTTTCTCGGCCTGGGCGCCCAGGCACCGTCACCGGAGTGGGGCGCGATGATTTCCACGGGTCGCCGCTACATGCTTGAGTGCTGGTGGCTGGTGGCTGTTCCAGGCGCCGCGATCATGCTGGTCAGCCTGGCCTTCAACCTGTTGGGCGACGGCCTGCGGGACATTCTTGATCCACGCAGCGAGTAA
- a CDS encoding ABC transporter ATP-binding protein, whose amino-acid sequence MPMIQAHALNLSFGVGPALNQVLHDVSLSVADGESFGLVGESGSGKTTVLRCLAGQYRHWSGELSIAGVPLQHKIPKAHFRQVQMVFQDPYGSLHPRHTVDTALREPLIIHGVADKDDRISEILLKVGLNDSYRYRYPHQLSGGQRQRVAIARALILEPRVLLLDEPTSALDVSVQAEILNLLADLRQREKLTYLMVTHDLGVVTHLCDRVAVMQQGKIVELLDSKALSQDLATHAYTRMLVQASRDFSQESERQMAV is encoded by the coding sequence ATGCCCATGATCCAAGCACACGCGCTGAACCTGAGTTTCGGCGTTGGCCCGGCCCTCAATCAAGTGCTGCACGACGTCAGCCTCAGCGTTGCCGATGGTGAGTCCTTTGGTTTGGTGGGGGAGTCCGGTTCGGGCAAAACCACCGTGCTGCGCTGCCTGGCCGGGCAGTATCGGCACTGGAGCGGCGAGCTGAGCATTGCCGGTGTGCCGTTGCAGCACAAGATTCCCAAGGCGCATTTCCGGCAAGTGCAGATGGTTTTTCAGGACCCCTATGGTTCCTTGCATCCACGCCATACGGTCGACACTGCGCTACGCGAGCCGCTGATTATTCACGGGGTAGCGGACAAGGACGACCGGATCAGCGAGATCCTGCTCAAGGTGGGTTTGAACGACAGTTACCGCTATCGCTATCCGCATCAGTTGTCCGGCGGTCAGCGCCAGCGAGTGGCGATTGCCCGTGCGTTGATTCTTGAACCCAGGGTCTTGCTGCTGGATGAGCCGACGTCGGCACTGGATGTTTCGGTGCAGGCGGAAATCCTCAACTTGCTGGCGGATCTGCGCCAGCGCGAGAAACTCACGTACCTGATGGTGACCCACGACCTGGGCGTGGTGACGCACCTGTGCGACCGAGTAGCGGTGATGCAGCAAGGCAAGATCGTTGAGCTGCTCGACAGTAAGGCACTCAGTCAGGACCTGGCGACCCACGCCTATACAAGAATGCTGGTGCAAGCCAGCCGTGATTTCAGCCAAGAGTCCGAGCGCCAAATGGCAGTTTGA
- a CDS encoding ABC transporter ATP-binding protein, with translation MSAIKLNVEGLNVRFVNGQKETHAVRDVSFTLGREKLAIVGESGSGKSTVGRSLLKLHPASTRITAKAMQFGEVDLLSASEKVMQKIRGQRISMIMQDPKYSLNPVVKVGDQIAEAYLAHHKASRSEARERVMEMLEKVHIRDPQRVYNLYPHEVSGGMGQRIMIAMMVITRPQVIIADEPTSALDVSVRQQVLSVLEELVEQQEMGLIFVSHDLNLVRNYCDRVLVMYAGRVVESLAACDLQNAQHPYTRGLLAALPSMDNRRERLPVLQRDPLWLTC, from the coding sequence ATGTCTGCAATCAAATTGAACGTCGAAGGGCTCAATGTGCGCTTCGTCAATGGTCAGAAAGAAACCCACGCGGTACGGGATGTGTCCTTCACCCTGGGGCGCGAAAAACTGGCCATCGTTGGCGAGTCCGGTTCGGGCAAATCAACGGTGGGACGCAGCCTGCTCAAGTTGCACCCAGCCAGTACCCGAATCACCGCCAAGGCCATGCAGTTCGGTGAAGTCGACTTGCTGTCGGCCAGTGAAAAAGTCATGCAAAAGATTCGCGGGCAACGTATCTCGATGATCATGCAAGACCCCAAGTACTCGCTGAACCCGGTGGTCAAGGTCGGTGACCAGATTGCCGAGGCGTACCTGGCCCACCACAAGGCCAGCCGCAGCGAAGCCCGCGAGCGGGTGATGGAAATGCTGGAAAAGGTGCATATCCGCGATCCGCAGCGGGTCTACAACCTGTATCCCCATGAGGTCTCCGGCGGTATGGGCCAGCGCATCATGATCGCGATGATGGTCATCACCCGTCCGCAAGTGATCATCGCCGATGAGCCGACTTCGGCCCTCGACGTCTCGGTGCGCCAGCAAGTGCTCAGCGTGCTCGAAGAATTGGTTGAGCAGCAGGAGATGGGGCTGATTTTTGTCAGTCACGACCTCAATCTCGTGCGCAACTACTGTGACCGGGTGTTGGTGATGTATGCCGGGCGGGTGGTGGAATCACTGGCTGCCTGCGACCTGCAAAACGCCCAACATCCCTATACCCGTGGCCTGCTGGCGGCATTGCCGAGCATGGACAATCGTCGCGAACGATTGCCCGTGTTGCAACGCGACCCGCTCTGGCTGACTTGCTGA
- a CDS encoding ABC transporter substrate-binding protein, translating into MSILPSLWARVFAATLAVSAVPVAYAKTPADQLIVGMSMINLLSLDPAAATGLDVSEINANLYDMLLVQDVAQPDRLLPALAERWQVSDDRKTLTFNLRTDVRFQSGNSLSAEDVAWSLQRVLKLNLALASTWKAYGFTAENVERSMRATDANTFVIDLPRPTDPLLVLNTLATSPSAFILDRKKVLEHQKNNDMGTAWLVTHAAGSGAFVLNDWRANDVILMSRFDGYWGGPAKLKRIVMRNMTESQSLRLMIERGDLDIAKGMSAPDIEALQKSDKVRTQTLQRGTLYYVALSVKQPMFADARVRKAVRSLIDYQGINQTVMPHYGVINQRPMPLGLAARLPDPGYRLNVDEAKKLLADAGYPNGFKTTIRVLAEPPFINIASNLQSTLAQAGIEASIITGTGNQIYGAMRERSFDIIVGRGGGGAERHPHSSLRTLVYNPDNRDEAKLSNFQGWRTSFYSPELNQLIESAEVEPDTNKQRAQYQDIQQQLDQQVGAILPVSQMTDTVLVYSDVADFQGHTAATTRYKDVYKKR; encoded by the coding sequence ATGAGCATTCTTCCTTCGCTGTGGGCGCGGGTATTTGCAGCCACCCTTGCGGTCAGCGCTGTACCCGTTGCTTATGCCAAGACGCCGGCCGATCAACTGATCGTCGGCATGAGCATGATCAATCTGTTGTCCCTCGACCCGGCGGCAGCCACCGGGCTGGACGTGTCGGAGATCAATGCCAACCTCTATGACATGTTGCTGGTGCAGGATGTCGCCCAGCCTGATCGCTTGCTACCGGCGCTAGCTGAGCGTTGGCAAGTCAGTGATGACCGCAAGACGTTGACCTTCAATCTGCGTACCGACGTGCGTTTCCAGTCCGGCAATTCCTTGAGTGCCGAAGACGTCGCCTGGTCGCTGCAACGAGTCCTCAAACTCAATCTGGCGCTGGCCTCGACCTGGAAGGCCTACGGTTTTACGGCCGAGAACGTCGAGCGTTCGATGCGCGCCACGGACGCCAATACCTTCGTCATTGACCTGCCTCGGCCAACCGATCCGCTGTTGGTGCTCAACACCCTGGCGACATCGCCCAGTGCGTTCATTCTCGATCGCAAGAAAGTCCTCGAACATCAGAAGAACAACGACATGGGCACCGCGTGGCTGGTGACGCATGCGGCCGGCAGTGGCGCCTTTGTGCTCAATGACTGGCGCGCCAACGACGTGATTCTGATGAGCCGTTTCGACGGTTACTGGGGTGGTCCGGCCAAACTCAAACGCATCGTCATGCGCAACATGACCGAGTCGCAATCGTTGCGTTTGATGATCGAGCGCGGCGACCTGGACATCGCCAAAGGCATGTCCGCGCCGGATATCGAAGCCCTGCAAAAAAGCGACAAGGTGCGCACACAAACCCTGCAACGCGGCACGCTGTATTACGTTGCGCTGAGTGTGAAGCAGCCGATGTTTGCCGACGCCCGCGTGCGTAAAGCCGTGCGCTCATTGATCGATTATCAGGGCATCAACCAGACGGTCATGCCGCACTACGGCGTGATCAACCAGCGGCCGATGCCACTAGGCCTCGCCGCGCGCTTGCCCGATCCCGGTTATCGGCTGAATGTCGATGAAGCGAAAAAATTGTTAGCTGATGCGGGCTACCCCAACGGCTTCAAGACCACCATCCGTGTGCTGGCAGAGCCGCCGTTCATCAACATTGCCTCCAACCTGCAATCGACGCTGGCTCAGGCCGGCATCGAGGCCAGCATCATCACCGGCACCGGTAACCAGATCTACGGCGCCATGCGTGAGCGCAGTTTCGACATTATCGTCGGGCGTGGCGGCGGCGGGGCAGAGCGCCATCCGCATTCGAGTTTGCGCACGCTGGTGTACAACCCGGACAACCGCGACGAAGCCAAACTGAGCAATTTTCAGGGCTGGCGCACGTCGTTCTACAGCCCTGAATTGAACCAGTTGATCGAGAGCGCTGAAGTCGAGCCCGATACCAACAAGCAACGGGCGCAGTACCAGGACATCCAGCAGCAACTCGATCAGCAAGTGGGCGCTATTTTGCCGGTTTCGCAGATGACCGATACGGTGCTGGTGTACAGCGATGTGGCTGACTTCCAGGGCCACACGGCTGCGACCACGCGCTACAAAGACGTCTATAAGAAGCGCTGA